The Microcebus murinus isolate Inina chromosome 1, M.murinus_Inina_mat1.0, whole genome shotgun sequence genome includes a region encoding these proteins:
- the ZBTB21 gene encoding zinc finger and BTB domain-containing protein 21 isoform X1: MEGLLHYINPAHAISLLSALNEERLKGQLCDVLLIVGDQKFRAHKNVLAASSEYFQSLFTNKENESQTVFQLDFCEPDAFDNVLNYIYSSSLFVEKSSLAAVQELGYSLGISFLTNIVSKTPQAPFPTCPNRKKVFVEDDENSSQKRSVIVCQSRNEAQGKTVSQNQPDPSHTSRPSPSIAVKANIIKPHVPKPIEPLHNLSLTEKSWPKDSSVGYAKSLEHSGSLDDPNRSSLVKRNAVLPSKPLQDRETMDDKPGVSGQLPKGKAIELALKRPRPPVLSLRSSSETPYLLKETSKGSGQGEDRNLLYYSKLGLVIPSSGSGSGNQSIDRSGPLVKSLLRRSLSMDSQVPVYSPSIELKSSQGSSSVSNDAPGSVLCALSQKSSLKDGGEKAALDDRPQVLQPRRLRSFSASQSTDREGASPVTEVRIKTEPSSPLSDPSDIIRVTVGDAAAAATSSPSVTRDLSLKTEDQKDMSRLPAKRRFQADRRLPFKKLKVNEQGSPVSEDNFEEGSSPTVLEADFPDSDLNKDEFGELEGARPNKKFKCKHCLKIFRSTAGLHRHANMYHNPEKPYACDICHKRFHTNFKVWTHCQTQHGIVKNPSPASSAHAVLDEKFQRKLIDIVREREIKKALIIKLRRGKPGFQGQSSSQAQQAIKRNLRSRAKGAYVCTYCGKAYRFLSQFKQHIKMHPGEKPLGVNKVAKPKEHAPLASPVGNKEVYQCRLCNAKLSSLLEQGSHERLCRNAAVCPYCSLRFFSPELKQEHEHECEYKKLTCLECMRTFKSSFSIWRHQVEVHNQNSMAPAGNLSLPALDHNGDAAGSSRPQAQPEPNKVNHVVTTKDDNVFSDSSEQVNFDSEDSSCLPEDLSLSKQLKIQVKEEPVEEAEEEASEASAAPREAGPSKDASLWPCEKCGKVFTVHKQLERHQELLCSVKPFICHVCNKAFRTNFRLWSHFQSHMSQTAEESAHKESEACPVPTNSPSPPPLPPPPPLPKIQPLEPDSPTGLSENPAPATEKLFVPQESDTLFYHAPPLSAITFKRQFMCKLCHRTFKTAFSLWSHEQTHN; the protein is encoded by the coding sequence ATGGAGGGATTGCTGCATTACATCAACCCGGCACATGCCATTTCCCTCCTGAGCGCCCTCAATGAGGAGCGCCTCAAAGGACAGCTCTGCGACGTGCTGCTTATTGTCGGAGACCAGAAGTTTCGAGCTCATAAAAATGTCTTGGCTGCTAGCAGCGAATACTTTCAGAGTTTattcacaaataaggaaaatgagtCACAAACTGTATTTCAGCTTGACTTTTGTGAGCCAGATGCTTTTGATAACGTTTTAAACTACATTTATTCTTCCTCTTTATTTGTTGAGAAGAGCAGCCTTGCTGCTGTGCAAGAACTTGGCTATAGCCTTGGGATTTCCTTCCTTACTAACATTGTTTCTAAGACTCCTCAAGCCCCTTTTCCAACGTGTCCTAATAGAAAAAAAGTGTTTGTAGAAGATGATGAAAACAGTTCTCAAAAGAGAAGTGTCATTGTTTGTCAAAGTAGAAACGAAGCACAAGGAAAAACTGTTAGTCAAAATCAACCCGATCCAAGCCATACTTCCCGGCCCTCACCTAGCATTGCAGTCAAGGCCAATATCATTAAGCCACATGTTCCAAAACCAATTGAGCCACTTCACAATTTGTCATTAACTGAAAAGAGCTGGCCAAAAGATAGTTCTGTGGGATATGCAAAGTCTCTTGAGCACTCTGGATCTTTGGATGATCCTAATAGAAGCAGTTTGGTGAAAAGAAATGCAGTATTGCCTTCAAAACCTCTGCAAGACAGAGAAACTATGGATGATAAACCAGGTGTAAGTGGTCAGCTTCCAAAAGGAAAAGCTATAGAGCTAGCTTTGAAAAGACCGCGGCCACCTGTTTTATCTCTCCGTAGCTCGTCAGAGACTCCCTATCTGTTAAAAGAAACTAGCAAAGGCAGTGGCCAAGGTGAAGATAGAAACTTGTTGTACTATTCAAAGTTAGGCTTAGTGATCCCATCCAGTGGGTCTGGGTCTGGAAACCAAAGCATCGACAGGAGTGGCCCACTTGTTAAGAGTCTGCTCAGACGGTCATTGTCCATGGATAGCCAGGTTCCTGTCTATTCACCCTCCATAGAGCTGAAATCTTCCCAGGGATCATCTTCGGTGTCAAATGATGCACCAGGGAGCGTGTTGTGTGCTTTATCTCAAAAGTCATCCTTAAAAGACGGTGGTGAAAAAGCAGCCCTAGATGACAGGCCTCAGGTGCTACAGCCGCGTCGCCTCAGGTCCTTTAGCGCTTCTCAGtcgacagacagggagggagccTCACCTGTGACGGAGGTGCGCATAAAGACCGAGCCCAGCAGCCCGCTGTCGGACCCCTCAGACATCATCCGCGTCACTGTGGGAGACGCCGCGGCAGCAGCAACCTCGTCACCGTCAGTCACAAGGGACCTGTCCCTCAAAACAGAAGACCAGAAAGACATGAGCAGACTCCCAGCAAAAAGGAGGTTCCAAGCGGACAGAAGATTGCCCTTTAAGAAGTTAAAGGTGAATGAGCAGGGCTCTCCTGTGTCAGAGGACAACTTTGAGGAAGGCTCCAGCCCCACTGTCCTCGAGGCAGATTTCCCAGATTCGGATTTGAATAAAGACGAATTTGGTGAGTTGGAGGGGGCGAGaccaaacaaaaaatttaaatgcaaacatTGCCTTAAGATCTTTAGATCAACTGCAGGTCTTCACCGTCATGCTAACATGTACCATAACCCCGAAAAGCCCTACGCTTGTGACATCTGTCACAAGAGGTTTCACACCAACTTCAAAGTGTGGACACATTGTCAGACCCAACACGGCATAGTGAAGAACCCATCACCAGCCTCTAGTGCCCATGCTGTTTTGGATGAGAAATTCCAAAGAAAGCTGATTGacatagtgagagagagagagattaagaaaGCCCTGATCATTAAGTTAAGGCGCGGCAAGCCTGGCTTTCAGGGACAGAGTAGTTCCCAGGCACAGCAAGCCATCAAGAGGAACTTGCGGTCTCGAGCCAAAGGAGCGTACGTTTGTACTTACTGTGGAAAAGCATACCGCTTTCTTTCTCAATTTAAGCAGCACATAAAAATGCACCCAGGAGAAAAACCCCTTGGAGTAAATAAAGTTGCTAAGCCAAAAGAGCATGCTCCTCTTGCAAGTCCAGTAGGAAACAAGGAGGTTTACCAGTGCCGCCTCTGTAATGCTAAGCTCTCTTCTCTCCTAGAGCAAGGAAGCCACGAGCGGCTATGCCGGAACGCCGCCGTCTGCCCTTACTGCAGCCTCAGGTTTTTCTCGCCCGAGCTGAAGCAGGAGCACGAGCACGAGTGTGAGTATAAGAAGCTGACCTGCCTGGAGTGCATGCGCACCTTCAAGTCCTCCTTCAGCATCTGGCGGCACCAGGTCGAGGTCCACAACCAGAACAGCATGGCCCCGGCCGGAAACCTCTCTCTGCCCGCTCTGGACCACAATGGCGACGCGGCTGGCTCTTCaaggccccaggcccagcccgaGCCAAATAAAGTAAACCATGTTGTCACCACAAAAGATGACAATGTGTTCAGTGACTCTTCAGAGCAAGTTAACTTCGATTCGGAGGATTCCTCTTGTCTCCCTGAGGACCTTAGTCTTTCTAAGCAACTGAAAATCCAGGTCAAAGAGGAGCCCgtggaggaggctgaggaagaggccTCCGAGGCCAGCGCGGCCCCCAGAGAAGCAGGGCCGAGCAAAGACGCCAGCCTGTGGCCCTGTGAGAAGTGCGGGAAGGTGTTCACGGTGCACAAGCAGCTGGAGCGGCACCAGGAGCTTCTGTGCTCCGTGAAGCCGTTCATCTGTCACGTGTGCAACAAAGCTTTCCGCACTAACTTTCGGCTCTGGAGTCACTTCCAGTCACACATGTCTCAGACTGCAGAGGAGTCCGCACATAAAGAATCCGAAGCGTGCCCCGTTCCCACAAACTCGCCctccccgccgcccctgcccccgccgccACCGCTGCCCAAGATCCAGCCCCTGGAGCCCGACAGCCCCACAGGCTTGTCTGAAAACCCGGCTCCGGCCACAGAGAAGCTGTTCGTCCCCCAAGAATCAGACACCCTTTTTTACCACGCCCCACCCCTTTCAGCAATCACATTTAAAAGACAGTTTATGTGTAAACTTTGCCACAGGACATTCAAGACTGCATTTAGTCTTTGGAGCCATGAACAAACACACAATTGA
- the ZBTB21 gene encoding zinc finger and BTB domain-containing protein 21 isoform X2 codes for MEGLLHYINPAHAISLLSALNEERLKGQLCDVLLIVGDQKFRAHKNVLAASSEYFQSLFTNKENESQTVFQLDFCEPDAFDNVLNYIYSSSLFVEKSSLAAVQELGYSLGISFLTNIVSKTPQAPFPTCPNRKKVFVEDDENSSQKRSVIVCQSRNEAQGKTVSQNQPDPSHTSRPSPSIAVKANIIKPHVPKPIEPLHNLSLTEKSWPKDSSVGYAKSLEHSGSLDDPNRSSLVKRNAVLPSKPLQDRETMDDKPGVSGQLPKGKAIELALKRPRPPVLSLRSSSETPYLLKETSKGSGQGEDRNLLYYSKLGLVIPSSGSGSGNQSIDRSGPLVKSLLRRSLSMDSQVPVYSPSIELKSSQGSSSVSNDAPGSVLCALSQKSSLKDGGEKAALDDRPQVLQPRRLRSFSASQSTDREGASPVTEVRIKTEPSSPLSDPSDIIRVTVGDAAAAATSSPSVTRDLSLKTEDQKDMSRLPAKRRFQADRRLPFKKLKVNEQGSPVSEDNFEEGSSPTVLEADFPDSDLNKDEFEQGSHERLCRNAAVCPYCSLRFFSPELKQEHEHECEYKKLTCLECMRTFKSSFSIWRHQVEVHNQNSMAPAGNLSLPALDHNGDAAGSSRPQAQPEPNKVNHVVTTKDDNVFSDSSEQVNFDSEDSSCLPEDLSLSKQLKIQVKEEPVEEAEEEASEASAAPREAGPSKDASLWPCEKCGKVFTVHKQLERHQELLCSVKPFICHVCNKAFRTNFRLWSHFQSHMSQTAEESAHKESEACPVPTNSPSPPPLPPPPPLPKIQPLEPDSPTGLSENPAPATEKLFVPQESDTLFYHAPPLSAITFKRQFMCKLCHRTFKTAFSLWSHEQTHN; via the exons ATGGAGGGATTGCTGCATTACATCAACCCGGCACATGCCATTTCCCTCCTGAGCGCCCTCAATGAGGAGCGCCTCAAAGGACAGCTCTGCGACGTGCTGCTTATTGTCGGAGACCAGAAGTTTCGAGCTCATAAAAATGTCTTGGCTGCTAGCAGCGAATACTTTCAGAGTTTattcacaaataaggaaaatgagtCACAAACTGTATTTCAGCTTGACTTTTGTGAGCCAGATGCTTTTGATAACGTTTTAAACTACATTTATTCTTCCTCTTTATTTGTTGAGAAGAGCAGCCTTGCTGCTGTGCAAGAACTTGGCTATAGCCTTGGGATTTCCTTCCTTACTAACATTGTTTCTAAGACTCCTCAAGCCCCTTTTCCAACGTGTCCTAATAGAAAAAAAGTGTTTGTAGAAGATGATGAAAACAGTTCTCAAAAGAGAAGTGTCATTGTTTGTCAAAGTAGAAACGAAGCACAAGGAAAAACTGTTAGTCAAAATCAACCCGATCCAAGCCATACTTCCCGGCCCTCACCTAGCATTGCAGTCAAGGCCAATATCATTAAGCCACATGTTCCAAAACCAATTGAGCCACTTCACAATTTGTCATTAACTGAAAAGAGCTGGCCAAAAGATAGTTCTGTGGGATATGCAAAGTCTCTTGAGCACTCTGGATCTTTGGATGATCCTAATAGAAGCAGTTTGGTGAAAAGAAATGCAGTATTGCCTTCAAAACCTCTGCAAGACAGAGAAACTATGGATGATAAACCAGGTGTAAGTGGTCAGCTTCCAAAAGGAAAAGCTATAGAGCTAGCTTTGAAAAGACCGCGGCCACCTGTTTTATCTCTCCGTAGCTCGTCAGAGACTCCCTATCTGTTAAAAGAAACTAGCAAAGGCAGTGGCCAAGGTGAAGATAGAAACTTGTTGTACTATTCAAAGTTAGGCTTAGTGATCCCATCCAGTGGGTCTGGGTCTGGAAACCAAAGCATCGACAGGAGTGGCCCACTTGTTAAGAGTCTGCTCAGACGGTCATTGTCCATGGATAGCCAGGTTCCTGTCTATTCACCCTCCATAGAGCTGAAATCTTCCCAGGGATCATCTTCGGTGTCAAATGATGCACCAGGGAGCGTGTTGTGTGCTTTATCTCAAAAGTCATCCTTAAAAGACGGTGGTGAAAAAGCAGCCCTAGATGACAGGCCTCAGGTGCTACAGCCGCGTCGCCTCAGGTCCTTTAGCGCTTCTCAGtcgacagacagggagggagccTCACCTGTGACGGAGGTGCGCATAAAGACCGAGCCCAGCAGCCCGCTGTCGGACCCCTCAGACATCATCCGCGTCACTGTGGGAGACGCCGCGGCAGCAGCAACCTCGTCACCGTCAGTCACAAGGGACCTGTCCCTCAAAACAGAAGACCAGAAAGACATGAGCAGACTCCCAGCAAAAAGGAGGTTCCAAGCGGACAGAAGATTGCCCTTTAAGAAGTTAAAGGTGAATGAGCAGGGCTCTCCTGTGTCAGAGGACAACTTTGAGGAAGGCTCCAGCCCCACTGTCCTCGAGGCAGATTTCCCAGATTCGGATTTGAATAAAGACGAATTTG AGCAAGGAAGCCACGAGCGGCTATGCCGGAACGCCGCCGTCTGCCCTTACTGCAGCCTCAGGTTTTTCTCGCCCGAGCTGAAGCAGGAGCACGAGCACGAGTGTGAGTATAAGAAGCTGACCTGCCTGGAGTGCATGCGCACCTTCAAGTCCTCCTTCAGCATCTGGCGGCACCAGGTCGAGGTCCACAACCAGAACAGCATGGCCCCGGCCGGAAACCTCTCTCTGCCCGCTCTGGACCACAATGGCGACGCGGCTGGCTCTTCaaggccccaggcccagcccgaGCCAAATAAAGTAAACCATGTTGTCACCACAAAAGATGACAATGTGTTCAGTGACTCTTCAGAGCAAGTTAACTTCGATTCGGAGGATTCCTCTTGTCTCCCTGAGGACCTTAGTCTTTCTAAGCAACTGAAAATCCAGGTCAAAGAGGAGCCCgtggaggaggctgaggaagaggccTCCGAGGCCAGCGCGGCCCCCAGAGAAGCAGGGCCGAGCAAAGACGCCAGCCTGTGGCCCTGTGAGAAGTGCGGGAAGGTGTTCACGGTGCACAAGCAGCTGGAGCGGCACCAGGAGCTTCTGTGCTCCGTGAAGCCGTTCATCTGTCACGTGTGCAACAAAGCTTTCCGCACTAACTTTCGGCTCTGGAGTCACTTCCAGTCACACATGTCTCAGACTGCAGAGGAGTCCGCACATAAAGAATCCGAAGCGTGCCCCGTTCCCACAAACTCGCCctccccgccgcccctgcccccgccgccACCGCTGCCCAAGATCCAGCCCCTGGAGCCCGACAGCCCCACAGGCTTGTCTGAAAACCCGGCTCCGGCCACAGAGAAGCTGTTCGTCCCCCAAGAATCAGACACCCTTTTTTACCACGCCCCACCCCTTTCAGCAATCACATTTAAAAGACAGTTTATGTGTAAACTTTGCCACAGGACATTCAAGACTGCATTTAGTCTTTGGAGCCATGAACAAACACACAATTGA